The window GGGATCAATCAAAGATGGAAAAATCGAAAAATCCGCTCATTGGCACCAGCCATCCAAGCTCGATCATGGGGTTTGGCCTGGATTCATCTAGGTTGTTTAGGGCGAAAAAAATCGTTTCCCTGTCTAAAAGGCGATGTTGATTGACCATGTCGCAAGACAATTTTCACTTTTCGCCCGAAACATTTGCTGGTACCGCAAGGCTGTTTCCACTGCCGAATTTGGTAATGTTTCCGCATGTGCTGCAGCCGCTGCATATTTATGAGCCACGTTATCGAGCGATGCTGGAGGAGGCTCTGGATGATGACAAGCTAATCGCGATGGCGATGTTCGCGCCGGGTTGGGAGGACGA is drawn from Pirellulales bacterium and contains these coding sequences:
- a CDS encoding LON peptidase substrate-binding domain-containing protein encodes the protein MSQDNFHFSPETFAGTARLFPLPNLVMFPHVLQPLHIYEPRYRAMLEEALDDDKLIAMAMFAPGWED